CGCGAGTCGGCGAAGCAGCCTCCCTGGTCGATGGCGATGTCGACGAGCACGCTGCCTGGCTTCATCCGCGACACCAGCTCGTTGGACACCAGCTTCGGGGCCTTGGCGCCCGGTATGAGCACGGCACCGATGACCAGGTCCGCGGAGGTGACGGCCTGCTCAACGGTGTAGCGATTGGAAGCCACGGTGCGGATCTGGCCACGGTAGTCGCGGTCGATGTCGCGGAGCTTGTCGACGTTGGTGTCGAGCAGCTCGACGTCGGCGCCCATGCCCAGGGCGATGGTGGCGGCGTTGAGCCCTGCCACACCGCCGCCGATGACCACCACGCGAGCCGGGTGCACCCCGGGCACGCCGCCGGGCAGCACGCCGCGCCCGCCGCTGGGACGCATCAGCGCGTAGGCACCCATCTGGGGAGCTATGCGACCGGCGACCTCGCTCATGGGGGCCAGCAGGGGCAGGCCGCCGATGTCGTTCTGGACGGTCTCGTAGGCGATGCCGGTGATGCCGGAGTCCAGCAGCGCGTCGGTGAGCTCGGCGGAGGCGGCCAGGTGCAGGTAGGTGAACAGGACCTGGTCCCGGCGCAGCCTGGGGTACTCCTCGGCGATGGGTTCCTTGACCTTGAGCACGAGCCGGCCCTCGCTCCAGACCTCGTCGGCGGTGGGCAGGACCTTGGCGCCCGCGGCGAGGTAGTCCTCATCCGGGATCGAGGAGCCGGCACCGGCACCGGCCTCGACGAAGACCTCGTGGCCCCGGCCGACGAATTCGTGCACTCCTGCGGGGGTCATGGCCACCCGGTATTCGCTGTTCTTGATCTCGCGGGGTACGGCGATCTTCATGGCGCTTCCTTTCTGACGATGTCGTTCGGTATCGGATTGCCCTGCGCGGGAGACAGGTTGGTTCAGTCCGCAACAGCGGTGGTGATCTCGTGCAGTGCTGCAGTGATCACCGCGGCCTCGGTGCGGGTCAACGTGTTGGTGTAGGTCATCGGGGGAAGCAGAAGACGCAGGTGGTGCCCGGCGTAGGGCTCGACGCAGACGTGCCAGCAGCCGGTGTGGGCGGTCCAGGACACAGTGCAGGACGTGAGGTCGACTGCGTGGATCAGCTCGGTGAGGGCGGGACCGGTCAGCTTGGTAGCCACCTCGTCCGCTTCGGATTTTCCCGGTCCGGACGGATTCCACCAATGCCTTGTCCGGTGTGTGCCTCGGATACGAAGTTCGAGGGTGCAATCCGCGATGGGCCCGAAGGCGCTGGGTACGGAGGTGGTGACCTGCAGGTGGTGGATCCGGGCCAGCAGCTGCTTCTGCGTCCTGTACCCGAGCCGGATGTGCCGATCCGGGGTTGTCATGCTCACGCCCGTGCTCTGACGATCACCGATGTTGAGCCCGGCTTGCCGGAACGGGAACGCCTGCTGGTGCAGGGAGTGCACAGCGGCAGCGTCGAGCGGGGAGGGTGGGAGGAACACTCCTGCTGGTGCCCGGCCGAATGCGGCGGTCATGACTGCACTCCTCGTGCCGGTTCGCGAATGTCCTGGTCCGCACTGTCGGGGTCCGCCAGCGGGGTGGGGGTGAAGAACGGAACCTTTTTGACGAGTTTGAGCCAGACGAAGGCGTAGCCGAGAATCACGGCGGTGCAGCCGGCGGCGCCGAGCCAGACGGTGGTTCGCATGTCGGCATCGGGATGGATGCTGATAATCATGCCGATACACGCTGCGATGCCGATGATCTGGGGCAGGGGATACAGCGGTGCGCGGAAGGCTCGGTGAGCGTCGGGGTAGCGGCGGCGCAGGACGATGACATCGATCTGGGCGAGGATGTAGGAAGCCAGCCACATGACGGTGGCCACCAGCACGAGGGTGAGGACGGCGTCGCTGTCGGCGACGGTCACCAGCGAGCCGATGATCAGGCCGGTCACGGCCAGCACGGAGATCCACGGTGTGCGAAATCGCGGATGTACCCAGGCGAATGCACGCGGCAGCATTTCCTTGCGGGCGAGGCCGTAGAGCATTCTGGGGACTGCGGCGAGAATCGCCGAGACCGAACTTGCCGAGGCCAGGATGGTCGCGGCGGTGAGTACGAACAGGCCGGTGGGTCCGGCGATGGCTTCGGCGACCAGCAGGTGCGGAGTCGCCGAGGTCGCCAGTTCCTCCAGTCCGACGTAACGCAGCGCTGCGAAACCGAACAGCATGTCCACGAGATAGACGAGCACCAGCCCGCTGATCATGGCACGGGGAATGATCCGACCGGGGTTGCGGATCTCCTCGCTCATGGGGCAGACGAACTCGATGCCGATGAACAGGTAGGCCCCGATCGCGACGAGGTGAACGATACCGGTCCAACCGGCGGGGTTGAGGGGGATCGATTCGACGCTGGGTACGTTGCCGAGCTCGAGAAGACCGGCGACTCCGAAACCGACGAGGGTGAACAGCATGACGCCGGTGACCACGAGCTGGGTACGCCCGAACGATTTCACCCCGACGAGGTTGATCACGCAGAACAGGACGGTGAGTCCGATCGCGAACAGGCTCGGGGGGATGGCGGGTACGAGCTGGTGCGCCGCGAGGCCGGAGACCATGAGCTCGGCCGGTTCGACCGTGGCCACGAGCACGATGTAGCCGGCGAGCACACCGAAGATCGCGGGCCCGCGCCCCAGCGCTGGTGCGGTGTAGTCGCCGATCATCCCGGCCCCCGGGATGAGATTGGCCAGCTCCGAGTAGGAGAAGGAGATCAGTATCGTAATGACCAGCGCGGCCAGTCCTGCTATGGCGAACGCCGATCCGCCGAGTCCGAACCCGTTGCCCAGTGTGGTCAGCGTTGTTGAGGCAATGACGAGTCCGATGCCGGTGACCAGAGCACTCCAGAACCCGAGAGTGCGC
This Haloactinomyces albus DNA region includes the following protein-coding sequences:
- a CDS encoding APC family permease, whose amino-acid sequence is MTAPTLQRTLGFWSALVTGIGLVIASTTLTTLGNGFGLGGSAFAIAGLAALVITILISFSYSELANLIPGAGMIGDYTAPALGRGPAIFGVLAGYIVLVATVEPAELMVSGLAAHQLVPAIPPSLFAIGLTVLFCVINLVGVKSFGRTQLVVTGVMLFTLVGFGVAGLLELGNVPSVESIPLNPAGWTGIVHLVAIGAYLFIGIEFVCPMSEEIRNPGRIIPRAMISGLVLVYLVDMLFGFAALRYVGLEELATSATPHLLVAEAIAGPTGLFVLTAATILASASSVSAILAAVPRMLYGLARKEMLPRAFAWVHPRFRTPWISVLAVTGLIIGSLVTVADSDAVLTLVLVATVMWLASYILAQIDVIVLRRRYPDAHRAFRAPLYPLPQIIGIAACIGMIISIHPDADMRTTVWLGAAGCTAVILGYAFVWLKLVKKVPFFTPTPLADPDSADQDIREPARGVQS
- the ald gene encoding alanine dehydrogenase, whose amino-acid sequence is MKIAVPREIKNSEYRVAMTPAGVHEFVGRGHEVFVEAGAGAGSSIPDEDYLAAGAKVLPTADEVWSEGRLVLKVKEPIAEEYPRLRRDQVLFTYLHLAASAELTDALLDSGITGIAYETVQNDIGGLPLLAPMSEVAGRIAPQMGAYALMRPSGGRGVLPGGVPGVHPARVVVIGGGVAGLNAATIALGMGADVELLDTNVDKLRDIDRDYRGQIRTVASNRYTVEQAVTSADLVIGAVLIPGAKAPKLVSNELVSRMKPGSVLVDIAIDQGGCFADSRPTTHDAPTYRVHDSVFYCVANMPGAVPNTSTHALTNVTLPYALRIADQGWQQACREDSALAKGLNTHHGTLVNAPVARAHGRESGSLDSLLQ
- a CDS encoding DUF3156 family protein encodes the protein MTAAFGRAPAGVFLPPSPLDAAAVHSLHQQAFPFRQAGLNIGDRQSTGVSMTTPDRHIRLGYRTQKQLLARIHHLQVTTSVPSAFGPIADCTLELRIRGTHRTRHWWNPSGPGKSEADEVATKLTGPALTELIHAVDLTSCTVSWTAHTGCWHVCVEPYAGHHLRLLLPPMTYTNTLTRTEAAVITAALHEITTAVAD